In Candidatus Marinimicrobia bacterium CG08_land_8_20_14_0_20_45_22, a single window of DNA contains:
- a CDS encoding ABC transporter: MNHSTPIIRVRNLVKKFGDFIANDSLTFDVFSGEIFGFLGANGAGKTTAIRILSGLSKPTSGEISVAGFDIYHQTEQIKRSIGYMSQKFSLYEDLTITENIHFYGGIYGLKRKEIKAQTTILLEKLGMNDYKNQLIRDLPLGWQQKLAFSVAIFHNPKIVFLDEPTSGVDPITRRQFWNLIYEAAHDGITVFVTTHYMDEAEYCDRVSMMVDGRIIALDSPEKLVRTNGVANMNEVFLKLARSSTLEVQAT; encoded by the coding sequence ATGAATCATTCCACACCAATCATCCGCGTTCGAAATCTGGTCAAAAAGTTCGGAGACTTCATCGCAAACGATAGTCTGACGTTCGATGTTTTCAGCGGCGAGATTTTCGGATTCCTCGGAGCAAACGGCGCTGGAAAAACGACGGCAATCCGCATTTTGTCAGGTCTCTCTAAGCCGACTTCAGGAGAAATTTCCGTCGCCGGTTTCGACATTTACCATCAGACTGAACAGATCAAGCGGAGCATCGGCTACATGAGTCAGAAATTTTCGCTGTACGAAGATTTAACGATCACCGAAAACATTCACTTTTACGGAGGGATTTACGGATTGAAACGCAAAGAAATCAAAGCGCAGACAACAATTCTTTTGGAAAAACTCGGCATGAACGATTACAAGAATCAGTTAATCCGCGATCTCCCGCTTGGCTGGCAACAAAAATTGGCGTTTTCCGTTGCCATCTTTCACAATCCTAAAATCGTCTTTCTGGACGAACCGACCAGCGGCGTCGATCCGATCACACGGCGTCAATTTTGGAATCTGATCTACGAAGCGGCGCACGATGGAATTACCGTTTTTGTGACGACACATTACATGGATGAAGCCGAATATTGCGACCGGGTTTCCATGATGGTGGACGGACGGATTATCGCGCTTGATTCGCCTGAAAAATTGGTTCGGACAAACGGCGTCGCAAACATGAACGAAGTTTTCCTGAAACTGGCACGTTCTTCCACATTGGAGGTACAAGCCACATGA
- a CDS encoding multidrug ABC transporter permease, which produces MNRFGGFVRKEFHHIFRDKQTLLILFGIPIAQMLIFGFVISNEIRNVGIAVFDQSHDEVTLKITEKILSSGYFLLEYDIHNPNEIAKAFRGGKVKEVIIFEGEFAKNLEKTGTASVQIIADASDANLANLITIYTTGIIQDYVSKSNSQSSPPMQIIPKVRMLYNEQMKSAFMFVPGIMALILVMISAQMTAISIAREKEMRTMEVLLVSPLKPIQIIVGKVVPYVALLFTNAVTILLLGFFVFGVPLHGSVVLLLAECILYILLALSLGILISSITDNQLVAMIMSAFALMLPVILLSGFIFPIENMPKILQWLCQMMPPKYFIIIVKNIMLKNTGFLYVWKETLVLCGFTALFILLSVKKFKIRLE; this is translated from the coding sequence ATGAACCGTTTTGGGGGATTCGTCCGAAAGGAATTCCATCACATCTTCCGAGATAAACAGACGCTACTGATTTTGTTTGGCATACCAATCGCCCAAATGCTGATCTTTGGATTTGTCATCAGCAATGAAATCCGGAATGTCGGCATCGCCGTCTTTGACCAATCACACGACGAAGTTACCCTGAAAATCACCGAAAAAATCCTTTCCTCCGGCTATTTTTTACTGGAATATGACATTCATAACCCCAATGAAATCGCTAAAGCCTTTCGCGGCGGCAAGGTTAAGGAAGTCATCATTTTTGAAGGTGAATTTGCTAAAAATCTGGAAAAAACCGGAACGGCAAGTGTTCAGATCATCGCAGATGCGAGCGACGCCAATCTGGCAAATCTAATCACCATTTATACGACTGGAATCATTCAGGATTACGTCAGCAAGTCCAACTCGCAAAGTTCGCCACCAATGCAGATCATTCCCAAAGTTCGGATGCTTTATAACGAACAGATGAAAAGCGCGTTTATGTTCGTTCCGGGAATTATGGCGCTGATTCTGGTGATGATCTCTGCTCAAATGACTGCCATTTCAATCGCACGCGAAAAGGAAATGAGGACGATGGAAGTCCTGCTCGTTTCGCCACTCAAACCGATACAGATCATCGTCGGAAAAGTCGTGCCGTACGTTGCACTGTTATTTACTAACGCTGTGACGATTCTTCTTCTCGGATTTTTCGTTTTCGGCGTGCCGCTTCACGGAAGCGTCGTCCTGTTGCTGGCGGAATGTATATTATATATCTTGCTGGCGCTTTCGCTGGGTATTCTTATTTCCAGCATCACGGATAATCAATTGGTGGCAATGATCATGTCGGCGTTTGCATTGATGTTGCCAGTGATATTGTTGTCCGGTTTCATTTTTCCCATCGAGAATATGCCGAAGATTTTGCAATGGCTTTGCCAGATGATGCCGCCGAAATATTTCATCATCATCGTTAAGAACATTATGCTGAAAAATACAGGATTTCTGTACGTTTGGAAAGAAACGCTTGTCCTTTGCGGTTTCACCGCTCTGTTTATCCTGCTCAGCGTGAAAAAATTCAAAATCCGGTTGGAATAG
- a CDS encoding ABC transporter permease: MRTILFVLQKEFLQIFRNRMMLPIIFVLPLVQMLILVNAATMEMKNLNIFVVDCDYSTTSRQLVGKFAASPFFRITGQSTTLSDAESSMKRGKTDIILKIPSNFEKRLVKENRAEIQFLINAINGTVAGIGYAYAASITNGFNREIISEWQTIPTGTIGAQNIQVKPSFWYNPELNYKVFMVPAVLAILVTIIGAFLSGLNIVREKEIGTIEQINVTPIRKYQFVIGKLTPFLIIALLELGFGLTLGKLVFDIPITGSLVLLFFTAAIYLSVVLGFGLLVSTMAKTQQQAIFINYFFMIVFMMMSGLFTSTESMPDWAQRLNVLNPIAYFMRLVRTILLKGSGISDIYRDVISLAIYGVAMLSLATWRYRKTV, from the coding sequence ATGCGCACAATCCTATTCGTTCTGCAAAAAGAATTTCTCCAGATTTTCCGCAACCGGATGATGTTGCCAATCATTTTCGTCCTTCCGCTCGTCCAAATGCTCATTCTCGTCAATGCCGCGACGATGGAAATGAAGAATCTGAACATATTCGTCGTCGATTGCGATTATTCCACGACTTCGCGGCAATTGGTCGGGAAATTCGCCGCGTCGCCGTTTTTCCGGATAACGGGTCAATCCACGACCTTGTCCGACGCCGAATCCAGCATGAAACGCGGCAAGACCGACATTATTTTAAAAATTCCATCAAATTTTGAGAAACGGTTGGTCAAGGAGAATCGCGCCGAAATCCAGTTTCTGATCAATGCAATCAACGGCACAGTCGCAGGAATCGGTTATGCGTATGCCGCTTCGATCACAAACGGTTTCAACCGGGAAATCATCTCGGAATGGCAAACGATTCCGACCGGCACAATCGGCGCGCAGAACATTCAGGTCAAACCATCTTTCTGGTACAATCCGGAATTGAATTACAAAGTCTTCATGGTTCCGGCAGTATTGGCGATACTTGTAACGATCATCGGCGCATTTTTGTCGGGTCTAAACATCGTTCGCGAAAAAGAAATCGGCACGATTGAACAGATCAATGTCACGCCGATTCGAAAATATCAATTCGTCATTGGAAAGTTAACGCCGTTTCTCATCATTGCGTTGTTGGAATTGGGTTTCGGGCTGACGCTCGGAAAATTAGTATTTGATATACCTATCACGGGTTCACTGGTTTTGCTGTTCTTTACGGCGGCGATTTATTTGTCGGTCGTTCTCGGGTTTGGTTTATTGGTCTCGACGATGGCAAAGACGCAACAGCAGGCAATTTTTATCAACTACTTCTTCATGATCGTTTTTATGATGATGAGCGGGCTCTTTACTTCGACGGAAAGCATGCCGGACTGGGCACAAAGATTAAATGTGCTTAATCCCATCGCCTATTTTATGCGACTCGTGCGGACGATTTTACTGAAGGGTTCCGGAATCTCCGACATTTACCGCGATGTCATTTCGTTGGCTATTTATGGCGTTGCCATGCTGAGTCTAGCGACGTGGCGCTACCGGAAAACCGTGTAA